A single window of Ignavibacteriales bacterium DNA harbors:
- a CDS encoding DUF5916 domain-containing protein, producing the protein MCTRWIRVVMCLVGGFACLQSQTSTPLPKITADRVRETMTIDGIISEQVWQRPGFTTFTQKLPNEAAPPSQKTEVWLAYDGEALYVAARMHDSSPDSIIQILGRRDAEVTADWFTFSIDPYHDRRSGFFFALSAAGTLRDGTLYNDDWDDNSWDGVWEGRARIDSQGWTAEMRIPFSQLRFHQAEKYVWAVNFSRFVGRANESDFVVYTPQKGSGFVSRFIDVDGIENIDPPRDLEILPYLTSRAEFSQHAYGDPFNNGSKYSPGLGADFKVALGSDLMLNGTVNPDFGQVEVDPAVVNLSDVETFYDEKRPFFIEGANVFQFGQGGSNNFWGFNWGNPNFFYTRRIGRPPQGSLPSHDYIDLPLGTHILGAAKLTGKVAGDWNIGMIHAGTAREYAELQENGVKRNVEIEPLTYYGVGRIQKDFDDGKQGIGFITTYTNRFFSDDRLKDDINANALAIGVDGWQFLDSDKTYVLTGWGAFSNVNGTKSRITAVQKGSRHYFQRPGLSELSLDTTATNMSGYAGRVTLNKQKGAWQLNSAVGLISPGFDVDDLGFIWRTDVINYHLVVGYKWTDRTEYYNNLRLSLAAFESNDFGGNKVWQGYFGTTRIEFPNFYQVGVTYAYNPYTMDTRSTRGGPVMLNPTGWEVDLNFSSDGRKKIVVSAFGFCYIGGGGEQFQTEIDLEYKPAPNIALTIGPGFNRNLNQAQWVGSYADPTATATYGSRYVFAEMDQKTVSANIRLNWTFSPDLSLQVFMQPLISSGAYRNLKQLSHPRTFDFGYFGRDGSTLRPQTDLGGGITGYEVDADGVGPSLPKTLDNPDFNYESLRGNAVLRWEYRPGSALYLVWTQSRSDNENFGEFQFNRSFTRLWSARPDNIFMLKFTYWWSR; encoded by the coding sequence ATGTGCACACGGTGGATACGCGTGGTGATGTGCCTCGTTGGTGGTTTCGCCTGTCTGCAATCTCAGACTTCAACACCCCTCCCGAAGATCACCGCGGATCGGGTTCGGGAAACGATGACGATAGACGGCATCATCTCAGAACAGGTTTGGCAGCGCCCGGGCTTTACGACTTTCACGCAGAAACTGCCGAACGAAGCGGCTCCCCCTTCACAAAAAACCGAAGTGTGGCTGGCGTATGACGGTGAGGCGCTGTACGTCGCGGCCCGCATGCATGATTCCTCTCCGGATTCCATCATCCAAATTCTCGGGCGCCGCGACGCCGAGGTCACAGCCGATTGGTTCACATTCAGTATCGATCCCTACCATGATCGGAGGAGCGGCTTCTTCTTCGCGTTGAGCGCCGCAGGCACCTTGCGCGACGGGACTCTCTATAACGATGATTGGGACGACAATTCTTGGGATGGGGTTTGGGAAGGGAGGGCCAGGATCGACAGCCAGGGGTGGACGGCTGAAATGCGCATTCCGTTTTCACAGCTTCGGTTTCACCAGGCAGAAAAATATGTGTGGGCCGTCAATTTCAGCAGGTTCGTGGGACGGGCCAACGAGTCGGATTTTGTGGTCTATACCCCGCAGAAGGGGAGCGGGTTCGTGTCGCGCTTCATCGACGTCGATGGCATCGAAAACATAGATCCACCGCGCGACCTGGAAATCCTGCCGTATCTGACCTCTCGCGCTGAATTCTCCCAGCATGCATACGGTGACCCGTTTAACAACGGATCGAAGTACTCGCCTGGATTGGGGGCAGATTTCAAGGTGGCGCTTGGCAGTGACTTGATGCTCAACGGAACCGTCAACCCCGATTTTGGTCAGGTCGAAGTCGATCCCGCCGTCGTCAATCTCAGCGATGTCGAGACCTTTTATGATGAGAAGCGCCCGTTCTTCATCGAAGGCGCGAATGTATTTCAATTTGGCCAGGGGGGGTCGAACAACTTCTGGGGCTTCAACTGGGGAAATCCGAATTTCTTCTACACCAGAAGGATCGGTCGCCCTCCCCAGGGAAGTCTCCCCTCGCACGACTATATCGATTTGCCGCTTGGGACGCACATACTTGGAGCTGCAAAGCTCACTGGGAAGGTGGCAGGTGATTGGAATATTGGAATGATCCACGCGGGCACAGCTCGTGAGTACGCCGAGCTTCAGGAAAACGGCGTGAAACGGAATGTTGAGATCGAGCCGCTGACATATTACGGGGTTGGTCGGATCCAGAAGGACTTCGACGACGGCAAACAAGGGATTGGGTTCATCACGACGTACACGAATAGATTTTTCTCGGACGATCGTCTCAAGGACGACATCAACGCGAATGCGCTCGCGATCGGCGTGGACGGCTGGCAATTTCTTGATTCGGACAAAACCTACGTTCTCACAGGATGGGGCGCATTCTCGAATGTCAATGGGACGAAATCGCGCATAACCGCAGTTCAGAAGGGTTCACGGCACTATTTTCAACGGCCCGGCCTGAGTGAGCTCTCGCTGGACACCACTGCCACAAACATGAGCGGATACGCAGGCCGGGTGACATTGAACAAACAGAAAGGGGCGTGGCAGCTTAATTCCGCCGTGGGGCTCATCAGCCCCGGGTTCGATGTTGACGACCTGGGATTCATCTGGAGAACGGATGTCATCAACTATCACCTGGTGGTTGGTTACAAATGGACAGACAGAACGGAATACTATAACAATCTGCGCCTGAGTCTTGCAGCATTCGAAAGCAATGATTTCGGCGGGAACAAGGTATGGCAGGGCTACTTTGGGACGACCAGAATCGAATTTCCGAATTTCTATCAGGTCGGAGTCACGTATGCATATAACCCGTATACGATGGATACAAGGAGTACCCGGGGCGGGCCGGTGATGTTGAACCCGACCGGTTGGGAAGTCGATCTCAATTTCTCGTCAGATGGCAGGAAGAAGATCGTGGTCAGCGCGTTCGGATTCTGCTACATCGGGGGAGGAGGGGAGCAGTTTCAGACCGAGATCGATCTCGAATACAAACCCGCACCGAATATCGCGCTTACGATAGGTCCAGGTTTCAATCGTAATCTCAACCAGGCCCAATGGGTGGGATCATATGCCGATCCCACGGCGACGGCTACGTATGGAAGCCGTTACGTGTTCGCCGAAATGGATCAGAAGACGGTCTCGGCTAACATTCGGCTGAATTGGACATTCTCTCCCGATTTGAGCCTGCAGGTATTCATGCAACCGCTTATATCCTCCGGAGCATACCGGAATCTCAAGCAACTAAGTCACCCCCGAACATTCGATTTTGGGTATTTTGGCAGAGACGGATCCACACTAAGACCTCAGACAGATCTGGGCGGTGGAATCACGGGATACGAGGTGGACGCCGACGGCGTTGGGCCTTCGTTACCGAAAACTCTCGACAATCCTGATTTCAATTATGAATCATTGCGTGGCAATGCGGTGTTGAGGTGGGAATATCGACCCGGTTCTGCTTTGTATCTTGTCTGGACGCAAAGCAGGTCCGATAACGAAAACTTCGGAGAATTCCAATTCAACCGCTCGTTTACCAGGCTTTGGAGCGCGCGGCCTGACAACATTTTCATGTTGAAATTCACGTACTGGTGGTCCCGCTAG
- the dprA gene encoding DNA-processing protein DprA, giving the protein MFKVRDLLRLSSVPLIGPHKIRALVSHFGDPASVLRATPRDLIRVPGIQRKIASTIVHHEEGEKFADEQLRRLNRIGGRIVTIWDPEYPDLLKKTYDPPALLYVLGHFRSTDKHAIALVGTRRPSQYGQMVAELFSRFLAELGLTVVSGLARGIDTIAHSTTLQSGGRTIAIIGSGLDVPYPPENRKLLDAIAQQGAVVSEFPMGAKPDATNFPRRNRIISGLSLGTVVVESGEEGGAMITASTALDQNREVFAVPGNITDKRSGGPNKLIREGRAKLVQRVEDILEELGPQVRHLMRTERVTEPPVELTLFEKNIMNVLNDQPLQIDTIAELAETSTADALVNLLSLEFKNLVRQLPGKMFVRL; this is encoded by the coding sequence ATGTTCAAGGTCCGGGATCTTCTGCGACTCTCATCTGTACCGCTGATTGGCCCTCACAAGATCAGGGCGCTTGTGTCCCATTTCGGAGACCCTGCATCCGTCTTGAGAGCGACTCCGCGCGATCTCATTCGTGTGCCCGGGATTCAACGGAAGATTGCGTCGACCATTGTGCACCACGAAGAGGGTGAGAAGTTCGCCGATGAGCAACTCCGGCGCCTGAACAGAATCGGCGGTCGCATCGTGACGATTTGGGATCCGGAATATCCTGATCTCTTGAAGAAGACGTACGACCCTCCCGCATTGCTCTACGTGCTCGGACATTTCAGATCAACCGACAAGCACGCAATCGCACTCGTAGGCACCCGCCGCCCTTCGCAGTACGGACAGATGGTCGCCGAACTGTTTTCACGATTTCTCGCAGAACTTGGACTTACCGTTGTCAGCGGACTAGCCAGAGGTATTGACACTATAGCGCATTCTACGACACTTCAGTCCGGCGGCCGCACCATCGCAATCATCGGGTCCGGACTCGACGTCCCGTATCCACCAGAGAACAGGAAGCTCCTCGATGCAATCGCTCAGCAGGGTGCGGTGGTATCGGAATTCCCGATGGGAGCAAAACCCGACGCAACGAATTTCCCTCGCCGCAACCGGATCATCAGCGGGCTCTCGCTCGGTACTGTCGTCGTCGAGTCGGGTGAAGAGGGTGGCGCAATGATCACTGCTTCCACAGCCCTCGACCAGAACCGGGAGGTTTTTGCCGTGCCGGGAAACATCACCGACAAGCGAAGCGGCGGGCCGAACAAGTTGATAAGGGAAGGCAGGGCGAAGCTGGTGCAGCGCGTGGAGGACATACTGGAGGAACTGGGTCCTCAGGTGAGACATCTCATGAGAACCGAGCGTGTAACCGAGCCGCCAGTCGAATTGACGCTGTTCGAGAAGAACATCATGAACGTCCTAAACGATCAACCTCTTCAAATCGACACTATCGCGGAACTCGCTGAGACATCCACGGCCGATGCGCTTGTGAATCTCCTCTCTCTCGAATTCAAAAACCTCGTGCGACAGCTCCCCGGGAAGATGTTTGTTCGTCTCTGA